The window GCGCACGCCGTTGGCAAAGCGGATCTGGCGCAGGCCAAGGCGCGGTTCGGTGGTGTCCGAGACAATTGTGCCGGGCGCGCCGAAGTCCTGATAGGCAAAGGCCAGCGGGCCGCTGTCGGCAGGCGCGGCGATGGGCAGGGCCATGGCTTCGGCATAGGCGCTGCGCAGGGCCGCCTCGCCGCCCGCAGGCGCGGTGCGGCCGGTGAAGCGGATCAGCGGATCATCCAATGGCACGGCATCGGCCTTGACTGCGTTCCACACGGCTTGCGGCGTGAGCGTGGGGGCAATCCGCTCGAACTCGGCGAGCTGCCATTGCGGGGTGGTGGGCACCCGCTCGTCGCTGGCGAGCGCGAGGGCTGCGCCCATGAAGGCGGAATGGCTGCGGGTCTCGGCTGCCTTGGCCGCGTCCTCATATCCGCTGCGCAGATTGGCGAGCTGTTCGTCGAGTTCCGCGCGGGTGAAGCCATAGGTCAGCGCCTCGTTGACGCTGCGGACGGCGGCGAGCACGCCCTTCTTCCATTCGCCATCGGCGCTATCGACGCTGATACTGGTGACCTGCGCATCCTCGAAGATGTCGCCCGTGCCGAAGCTCGCGCTGCGGAACGGCGCATCGCTGCCGATGGCAAGCCGCACGAGGCGGCGGTTGATGATGCCATAGCCGATCCGGCGGATGAGCGAGGCCTCGCGGTTGGCGATGGTGTCGGGCTCGTCGCGCCACGGGGCGAAGCGATTGATGGTGACGCTCTCGGACAGGGCCGGATCGAGATAGATGTCGGTGCGGCCCTTGGCGCCTGTGTCGATCGGCCCGGCGACCGGCTTGGTGGGCGCAGGCGCTGCGGCCCAATCGGCAAAGCGCGCGTTGATCGCTGCCTCGACGGTCTCGACCGGGATGTCGCCCACGACAACGACGGTGGTGTTGGCCGGCACATAGGTGCGGCTGTAGAGCCCGCGGATGCGATCCGCCCCGGCGTTCTCCAGCACCTCCAGCGTGCCGATCGGCAGGCGGCTGGCATAGCGCGCCTCGGGGGCGAGGAAGGCGACATTGTCCTCGTAATTGCGCTGCTGGTAGCCCGCGCGGTCACGCCTTTCGGCCAGGATCACGCCGCGCTCGCGCGCAACGGCGTCCTGCGAGATCGTCAACTCGCTCGCGGTTTCGCGCATCAGCATCAGCGCGGTGCCCAGCAGGGCCTCGTTGTTGCGCGGCAGGTTGAGCATGTAGGTGATCGCCTCGAAGCCGGTCGAGGCGTTGGTATCCGCCCCGAAGGCCAGCCCCTCGCGTTCGAGCAGCTTCACCATCTCGCCCTCGGGAATCCCCTTCGATCCGTTGAAGGCCATGTGTTCGAGAAAGTGCGAGAGGCCGCGCTCGTCATCGTTTTCCGCAAGGCTCCCGGAATCGATCCGCATCCGCACCATCGCCGTGCCCTGCGGGGTGGCGTTGCGGCGGATGATGTAGCGCATTCCGTTGGCGAGCCGCCCGTAGACGTAGGATTGATCCGCCGGGACATCGCTCTTCTCGAAGGCCCAGACCGGCGCGGGCGCGGCTTCGGCGCTGCCTGTCGCAGCCGCAGGGGCCGCCTCCTGCGCGGCAAGCGCGGTGGTGAGCGCCAGCGGCGAGAGGGCGAGCAGGAGCCCGGCAGAGAGCGCGCGGAAATGGGGCATCATGGCAGGCAGGGTATCCCGTAAAGAGGGTTTCGGACGCGGCAGACTAGCGCAATGCCGCAAGCTGTCAGCCCCGCATTGCGACAAAGCTGTCAGCGCTTGGGGAGAGGGGCGATGACGTCGGCCGGCAGGCACGGCGGATTGGCGGCGGCCCAGTCGATCTCCGCTACCGCCGGCACCGGTTTCAGCCCGCCCCACGGCTCGCCCATTTCGCCCGGACTGTAGGACAGGATCGCCATCGAGTTGTCGAAATCACCAAGCCGGGCATTGTCGCGCTCGGCCTTTTCCGGCGGGATCTCCAGCTGCTCCACCCGGTTCCCGCGCACAAGGCGCAGCGTCCGGTCGTCCTTGCGCAGCTCCATCATGCGATAATAGGTCTCGCCATAGAGCATGGTATCGAACACGGAGTTGAAGCCCCAATCGGCCACTTCGGTGCCCTGCGGCAGGCGCACCGTGGTGACGTGGCAGGTGTAATCGGGGGCCTGATAGAAGGGGATCGCGCCCGCGCCGGTTTCGCTGCGCTGGCGCCGGCCGGGCGGATTGAAGCCGCCGCCGGGCAGGCGGTAATAGCGCCCCTGCGCGCCTTCCTTTTCCCATTCCACCGGCCCTGTGCCGGTGATGGTGAGGATCGCCGCCTGGGTCGCGCGGTCATAGCGATATTTGACCGTGTCGATCCGGTCCCATGTCGATGAGCCGGTCAGCTGGCTCTTGAACGCCGTTTCCAGCTGGGCCGCGCTGACCGAGGAGAATTGCAGGTGCTGCCCCAGCCCCTCGGCCCCGCGCCGCACCGTGGTG is drawn from Erythrobacter sp. and contains these coding sequences:
- a CDS encoding M16 family metallopeptidase; this encodes MMPHFRALSAGLLLALSPLALTTALAAQEAAPAAATGSAEAAPAPVWAFEKSDVPADQSYVYGRLANGMRYIIRRNATPQGTAMVRMRIDSGSLAENDDERGLSHFLEHMAFNGSKGIPEGEMVKLLEREGLAFGADTNASTGFEAITYMLNLPRNNEALLGTALMLMRETASELTISQDAVARERGVILAERRDRAGYQQRNYEDNVAFLAPEARYASRLPIGTLEVLENAGADRIRGLYSRTYVPANTTVVVVGDIPVETVEAAINARFADWAAAPAPTKPVAGPIDTGAKGRTDIYLDPALSESVTINRFAPWRDEPDTIANREASLIRRIGYGIINRRLVRLAIGSDAPFRSASFGTGDIFEDAQVTSISVDSADGEWKKGVLAAVRSVNEALTYGFTRAELDEQLANLRSGYEDAAKAAETRSHSAFMGAALALASDERVPTTPQWQLAEFERIAPTLTPQAVWNAVKADAVPLDDPLIRFTGRTAPAGGEAALRSAYAEAMALPIAAPADSGPLAFAYQDFGAPGTIVSDTTEPRLGLRQIRFANGVRLTLKQTTLREDRIAFTLAVDGGDLMNTSEAPMRVALVDSLALGGLGKHSRDELSSVLAGRSVGFGIASAADAFTTSGNITKRDLALQMQVLAATLTDPGYRPEGEERFRKGLDNYFATLDSTPGRALGSALGGILSDNDPRFTLQPKEAFLALNYASLRDAIGDRLAKGAIELALVGDFDEQAAIDAVAATLGALPQREAEFLPREEARTRPFTATRAPRTITHKGEADQAQLQWTWPTTDDSDLAQTLRLGLLARVARIALTEKLREELGQAYSPSAGASNSRIYRDFGTFTLSVSVDVAQADKARAAVEAVVAALRDAPPSADMIERARRPLLEDYDNALKDLGGWMGLAARAQSDPARIDRWFASPDLIRAITPEELQATAAKWLAPGGAVQVSVVPETK